The following proteins come from a genomic window of Musa acuminata AAA Group cultivar baxijiao chromosome BXJ1-7, Cavendish_Baxijiao_AAA, whole genome shotgun sequence:
- the LOC135679010 gene encoding nucleolar GTP-binding protein 1-like, which produces MVQYNFKKITVVPSGKDFIDIILSRTQRQTPTVVHKGYAISRLREFYMRKVKFTQQNFHEKLSAIIDEFPRLDDIHPFYGDLLHVLYNKDHYKLALGQVNTARNIIGKIAKDYVRLLKYGDSLYRCKSLKVAALGRMCTVIKRISPSLAYLEQIRQHMSRLPSIDPNTRTILICGYPNVGKSSFMNKVTRADVDVQPYAFTTKSLFVGHTDYKYLRYQVIDTPGILDRPFEDRNIIEMCSITALAHLKAAVLFFLDISGSCGYSIEQQAALFHSIKSLFMNKPLIVVCNKIDLQSLEGLSEEDMKLVTEMKAEAAKTIIAQGGDSNDEGVLLTMSTMTDEGVIAVKNAACERLLNQRVEIKMKSKKINDCLNRFHVAIPKPRDTKERPPCIPPAVLEARAKANEEKEKRKLEKDLEEENGGAGVYSASLRKHYILANEGWKEDIMPEILDGHNVYDFIDPDILLRLEELEREEGLCLDAEADGGDFEMDGEELTEEERGLLAEIRRKKNLLIQEHRMKKSTAESRPIVPRKFDKDKKYTSERMGRQLSALGIDPTAAINRARGRSLSRKGRKRERSLGKEGEDGEAMDVDDEQSNKKLRTRSRSRSASRSRSKSRPPGEVTPGEGFKDSAQKLKALKIAKKSVKVRNKAARKGEADRVIPNLKPKHLFSGKRSIGKTSRR; this is translated from the coding sequence ATGGTGCAGTACAACTTCAAAAAGATAACTGTTGTCCCTTCTGGGAAGGACTTCATTGACATCATTCTTTCCCGCACACAGCGCCAAACCCCAACTGTCGTCCACAAAGGATATGCCATCTCCCGGCTCCGTGAATTCTACATGCGAAAGGTGAAGTTCACCCAGCAGAACTTCCATGAGAAACTGTCCGCCATCATCGATGAGTTCCCTCGGCTCGATGACATCCACCCCTTTTACGGAGATTTGCTCCATGTACTATACAACAAAGACCACTACAAGCTTGCTCTGGGCCAGGTTAACACGGCTAGGAACATCATTGGGAAGATTGCAAAAGATTATGTTAGGTTACTCAAGTATGGAGACTCATTGTACCGGTGCAAGAGCTTGAAGGTCGCTGCTCTAGGTCGTATGTGCACTGTGATAAAGCGCATCAGCCCTAGTTTGGCTTATTTGGAGCAGATACGGCAGCATATGTCTAGGCTCCCTTCAATTGACCCGAACACCCGTACCATTTTGATCTGTGGGTATCCTAATGTGGGAAAGAGTTCTTTCATGAACAAGGTCACTAGGGCTGATGTTGATGTCCAGCCATATGCTTTCACTACCAAGTCGCTGTTTGTTGGTCACACAGATTACAAATACCTCCGCTACCAGGTGATTGATACTCCTGGGATTCTAGACCGGCCTTTTGAGGACAGAAACATCATAGAAATGTGCAGTATCACAGCTTTGGCGCACTTAAAGGCTGCAGTCTTATTCTTCTTGGACATATCTGGATCCTGTGGTTATAGCATAGAGCAGCAGGCAGCTCTCTTCCACAGCATCAAGTCACTGTTCATGAACAAGCCACTTATTGTTGTTTGTAACAAGATTGATCTGCAGTCACTGGAAGGGCTCTCTGAAGAGGACATGAAATTGGTAACGGAGATGAAAGCTGAGGCCGCCAAAACTATAATAGCCCAAGGCGGAGACTCTAATGATGAGGGAGTCTTGTTGACTATGAGTACCATGACAGACGAGGGAGTCATAGCTGTCAAGAATGCTGCTTGTGAGAGGCTTTTAAATCAGCGGGTGGAGATAAAGATGAAGTCAAAAAAGATCAATGATTGTCTGAACAGGTTTCATGTTGCAATTCCTAAGCCCCGTGACACAAAAGAACGCCCTCCTTGTATTCCTCCAGCAGTTCTGGAAGCTAGAGCGAAGGCTaatgaggagaaggaaaagaggaaGCTTGAGAAAGATCTCGAAGAAGAGAATGGTGGAGCTGGTGTTTATTCTGCTAGCCTAAGGAAGCATTATATATTGGCTAATGAGGGATGGAAAGAGGACATTATGCCAGAGATTCTAGATGGGCATAATGTGTATGATTTCATTGATCCTGACATCTTGCTGAGGTTGGAAGAGCTGGAACGAGAAGAGGGTCTTTGTCTTGATGCAGAGGCAGATGGAGGAGATTTTGAGATGGATGGAGAAGAATTGACCGAGGAAGAGCGAGGACTACTCGCTGAGATCAGAAGGAAGAAGAACCTGCTCATCCAAGAGCACAGGATGAAGAAGAGCACTGCCGAGAGCCGTCCTATTGTGCCTAGGAAGTTTGATAAAGACAAAAAATACACGTCTGAGAGGATGGGAAGACAGCTCTCTGCTTTGGGAATAGACCCTACTGCCGCCATCAATCGTGCACGTGGGAGGTCCCTCTCTAGGAAAGGTCGTAAACGGGAGAGGTCACTTGGCAAAGAAGGTGAAGATGGAGAAGCTATGGATGTCGATGATGAGCAGTCGAACAAGAAGCTGCGTACCAGGTCAAGATCAAGGTCAGCAAGCAGGTCAAGGTCAAAATCAAGGCCACCTGGTGAAGTCACCCCTGGAGAAGGGTTCAAAGACTCTGCTCAGAAACTGAAGGCACTCAAGATAGCTAAGAAGTCAGTTAAGGTGAGAAATAAGGCTGCACGCAAGGGAGAAGCTGATAGAGTAATTCCGAACCTGAAGCCAAAGCATTTGTTCTCTGGGAAGCGCTCTATTGGGAAGACCAGCAGGCGCTAA
- the LOC135679690 gene encoding uncharacterized protein LOC135679690 yields MTLQYGGVVIPPWSIGGTPIRARKTTAPFVVALCHPLHRDAGSRQLRIQLDQLRAEAEATRSKANAARLRLMRLTEAAENLRSRAAMSIQVGKETEARELLIQKKKLMQALKKSKNRIEVLDKLSSKINEAISLKETQLIGQVAIQPEDNISDSCRQIHFVSPKEDTVEVSKSKDSSILSEQCEHQDQDAGNYEDKPSGDSGQPTFLASVSSDMSNFPKMVDSSEGFHEHILENIDMQLKLLETDIENFLRSQSVTEETKQKQMNEKLEKLSEILKDVLSIRERIANMVETRADDGN; encoded by the exons ATGACTTTGCAGTACGGAGGAGTCGTTATCCCGCCGTGGAGCATCGGCGGCACTCCAATTAGGGCACGCAAGACGACGGCGCCCTTCGTAGTGGCCCTCTGCCATCCTCTCCACCGCGACGCCGGCTCACGCCAGCTGCGCATTCAACTCGACCAACTTCGCGCCGAGGCGGAGGCCACCCGCTCCAAAG CCAATGCTGCACGATTGAGGCTCATGCGTCTAACAGAGGCAGCTGAGAATCTTCGAAGCAGAGCTGCTATGAGCATCCAAGTTGGAAAGGAAACTGAGGCAAGGGAGCTACTCATACAAAAGAAGAAGTTGATGCAGGCCTTAAAGAAATCAAAGAATCGCATTGAGGTTCTTGATAAACTTTCATCAAAGATTAATGAG GCAATTTCTCTGAAGGAAACACAACTAATTGGACAAGTTGCCATTCAACCTGAAGATAACATATCAGATTCCTGTCGACAGATTCATTTCGTCTCTCCAAAAGAGGATACTGTTGAAGTATCAAAGTCAAAAGACTCTTCAATTTTATCAGAACAATGTGAGCATCAAGATCAAGATGCTGGAAATTATGAAGACAAACCATCAGGAGATAGTGGACAACCAACTTTTCTGGCATCTGTGAGCAGTGACATGTCGAATTTTCCGAAGATGGTTGACAGTTCAGAAGGCTTCCATGAGCACATACTCGAGAATATTGATATGCAACTTAAATTACTGGAAACAGACATTGAAAATTTCTTAAGGTCTCAATCCGTGACAGAAGAAACCAAACAGAAGCAGATGAATGAAAAACTAGAGAAACTATCAGAGATACTCAAGGATGTACTCAGCATCAGAGAAAG GATCGCAAACATGGTGGAAACTAGAGCAGATGATGGGAACTAA
- the LOC135679969 gene encoding S-type anion channel SLAH1-like: MKGKEQQLPITAAAAAAISSTCKAPTEVLNLATMKALSKLTGFHAGYFRISLSLCCQALLWKTLSEPSTDSHALRTVIHMLPSATYVLLWSVALLILATLSVLYGLRCLFRFRCVQAEFSHHVGVNYLFTPWISWLLLLQSVPFLHPGAALYRVLWWVFAVPILMLDVKIYGQCFTKGRRFLSMVANPTSQITVIGNLVGSRAAARMGCEEIATFMFSLGMAHYLVLFVTLYQRFVGSSSLPSILRPVFFLFIAAPSMASLAWDSISGSFDTGSKMLFFLSLFLFASLVSRPALFKRSMRRFNVAWWAYSFPLTVLALAATEYAQEVKGGASNALMLILAVLSVTVTVALVVFTAVKAGDLFPGGDDPFAPQRDAQESRQYIYT; the protein is encoded by the exons ATGAAGGGAAAAGAGCAGCAACTCCCTAtcacggccgccgccgccgccgccatttcGTCAACCTGCAAAGCTCCAACCGAGGTGCTCAACTTGGCAACCATGAAAGCTCTGTCCAAGCTCACCGGCTTCCATGCCGGTTACTTCCGCATCAGCCTGTCTCTCTGCTGCCAGGCCCTCCTCTGGAAGACCCTCAGCGAGCCGAGCACCGACTCCCACGCTCTCCGCACGGTGATCCACATGCTCCCCTCCGCCACGTACGTCCTCCTTTGGTCCGTCGCGCTCCTCATCCTCGCCACGCTTTCCGTGCTCTATGGCCTCCGCTGCCTCTTCAGGTTCCGCTGCGTGCAGGCGGAGTTCTCTCACCACGTCGGCGTGAACTACCTCTTCACGCCATGGATCTCGTGGCTCCTCCTGCTCCAGTCCGTCCCCTTCCTCCACCCGGGCGCAGCCTTGTACCGTGTGCTTTGGTGGGTGTTCGCCGTCCCCATCCTCATGCTCGACGTGAAGATCTACGGCCAATGTTTCACCAAGGGGAGGAGGTTCCTGTCGATGGTGGCAAACCCGACGAGCCAGATCACGGTGATCGGGAACCTGGTCGGGTCGCGAGCGGCGGCGAGGATGGGGTGTGAGGAGATCGCGACGTTCATGTTCTCCCTCGGCATGGCGCACTACCTCGTGCTGTTCGTGACTCTGTACCAGCGCTTCGTCGGGAGCAGCAGCCTCCCATCGATTCTTCGCCCCGTCTTCTTCCTGTTCATCGCCGCCCCCAGCATGGCCAGCTTGGCCTGGGATTCCATCTCCGGATCGTTCGACACGGGCTCGAAgatgctcttcttcctctccctcttcctctttgCCTCCCTG GTTTCAAGGCCGGCGCTGTTCAAGCGGTCGATGAGGCGGTTCAACGTGGCATGGTGGGCGTACTCGTTCCCTCTGACCGTGCTGGCGCTGGCGGCGACGGAGTACGCGCAGGAGGTGAAGGGAGGAGCATCCAACGCCCTAATGCTCATCCTCGCAGTCCTCTCCGTTACGGTGACCGTCGCCCTCGTCGTCTTCACCGCGGTCAAGGCCGGCGACCTCTTTCCCGGCGGCGACGACCCGTTTGCACCGCAGCGTGATGCACAGGAGTCTcggcaatatatatatacatga